The Salinibaculum sp. SYNS191 genome has a window encoding:
- a CDS encoding ferritin-like domain-containing protein, translated as MSVQQPVASDHQLARLLQIGVVLEEVVEARAAKHANVADLDDGVRAFLREAAAESATHRERLDELVGTLEAETIPFDDVKTLVEQQYEADQDFDGVLYDQLCNEETAYKFYDDLIGAVEQSEAEFGVDRDRLLTVLREIRADEEAGVEAVTELMEERE; from the coding sequence GTGAGCGTCCAGCAGCCGGTCGCGTCGGACCACCAGCTCGCCCGCCTTCTCCAGATTGGCGTGGTCCTCGAAGAGGTCGTTGAGGCTCGCGCGGCGAAACACGCCAACGTGGCGGACCTGGACGACGGCGTCCGGGCGTTCCTCCGGGAGGCCGCCGCGGAGTCGGCGACACACCGCGAGCGGCTGGACGAGCTGGTCGGGACGCTGGAGGCCGAAACCATCCCCTTCGACGACGTCAAGACGCTGGTAGAACAGCAGTACGAGGCCGACCAGGACTTCGACGGCGTCCTCTACGACCAGCTGTGCAACGAGGAGACGGCGTACAAGTTCTACGACGACCTCATCGGGGCCGTCGAGCAGTCGGAGGCCGAGTTCGGCGTCGACCGCGACCGCCTTCTGACGGTCCTGCGGGAGATTCGCGCCGACGAGGAGGCCGGCGTCGAGGCAGTCACTGAACTGATGGAGGAACGGGAATGA
- a CDS encoding universal stress protein, whose translation MTTHALVAMDNSEMAERALRFALEHHPSADVTALTVVGEPSSMLGGATTLALEDDVEEAADELAAATLDRARAVAAEYDTDIETEVHVGHPARVILNNADEYDVVVLGSHSGSLADRLFVGNITEKIFRQSPVPVTVVR comes from the coding sequence ATGACCACGCACGCTCTCGTCGCGATGGACAACTCGGAGATGGCCGAACGGGCCTTGCGGTTCGCCCTCGAACACCACCCCAGCGCCGACGTCACCGCCCTCACCGTCGTCGGCGAACCGTCCTCGATGCTCGGCGGCGCGACGACGCTCGCGCTGGAAGACGACGTGGAGGAGGCCGCCGACGAACTCGCCGCCGCCACCCTCGACAGGGCACGTGCGGTCGCGGCCGAATACGACACCGACATCGAGACGGAGGTCCACGTCGGCCATCCCGCCCGCGTAATTCTCAACAACGCCGACGAGTACGACGTCGTGGTGCTGGGCAGCCATAGCGGGTCGCTGGCCGACCGGCTCTTCGTCGGCAACATCACGGAGAAAATCTTCCGACAATCGCCCGTCCCGGTCACCGTCGTCCGGTAA
- the sufD gene encoding Fe-S cluster assembly protein SufD yields the protein MSTQVHANLTAEQVAQISEELGEPEWLLETRQDALAALEDLDMPDVIKTPGREWTNLDALDYETLVDPLDHAQEKDRVDAEGVDVLSWSEALDTHGDLIEEHFGSVVDPQRNYLTALSTALFSAGTVVYVPEGVDAEDVKIRTTMNSRSLFNYTLVVAEESSSVTILERQATGDDAKPVDEGRYYSGVVEAVAGENAHVQYGALQNLSEETYNFSVKRGHAGRYGTVNWIEGNIGSRLTKTSVETRLVGDSSESQIVGAFFGHNDQHFDLGSRVWHEAENTTADLVTRGVLRDSARSVYEGVQDVGRDAWNTSSYQRENTLMLSDESEADASPKLIINNHDTEASHSATVGQVDEEDLFYMTSRGIDPEVAKNLLVEGFFVPVLEEVAVDELREDLQDLIAARLRE from the coding sequence ATGAGTACGCAGGTACACGCGAACCTCACAGCGGAACAGGTAGCGCAGATCAGCGAGGAACTCGGCGAACCGGAGTGGCTGCTGGAGACCCGGCAGGACGCGCTCGCGGCGCTCGAAGACCTCGACATGCCCGACGTCATCAAGACGCCGGGTCGCGAGTGGACGAACCTCGACGCCCTCGACTACGAGACGCTTGTCGACCCGCTCGACCACGCCCAGGAGAAGGACCGCGTCGACGCCGAGGGTGTCGACGTCCTCTCCTGGAGCGAGGCACTGGACACGCACGGCGACCTGATTGAGGAGCACTTCGGCAGCGTCGTCGACCCGCAGCGGAACTATCTGACCGCGCTGTCGACGGCGCTGTTCAGCGCCGGCACCGTCGTCTACGTCCCCGAGGGCGTCGACGCAGAGGACGTGAAGATTCGGACGACGATGAACTCCCGGTCGCTGTTCAACTACACGCTGGTCGTCGCCGAGGAGTCCTCGTCGGTGACCATCCTCGAACGGCAGGCCACCGGCGATGACGCCAAACCAGTCGACGAGGGCCGCTACTACAGCGGCGTCGTCGAGGCCGTCGCCGGCGAGAACGCACACGTCCAGTACGGCGCGCTCCAGAACCTGAGCGAGGAGACGTACAACTTCTCGGTCAAGCGCGGCCACGCCGGTCGCTACGGCACCGTCAACTGGATCGAAGGGAACATCGGCTCGCGGCTGACGAAGACGTCAGTCGAGACGCGCCTGGTCGGCGACTCCTCGGAGTCCCAGATCGTCGGCGCGTTCTTCGGCCACAACGACCAGCACTTCGATCTGGGCAGCCGCGTCTGGCACGAGGCCGAGAACACGACGGCGGACCTCGTCACCCGCGGGGTCCTCCGGGACAGCGCCCGCTCGGTCTACGAGGGCGTCCAGGACGTCGGCCGCGACGCCTGGAACACCAGTTCCTACCAGCGCGAGAACACGCTGATGCTCTCCGACGAGAGCGAAGCCGACGCATCGCCGAAGCTCATCATCAACAACCACGACACCGAGGCCAGCCACTCCGCGACGGTCGGACAGGTCGACGAGGAGGACCTGTTCTACATGACCTCGCGCGGCATCGACCCCGAGGTGGCGAAGAACCTCCTCGTGGAGGGCTTCTTCGTGCCCGTCCTCGAAGAGGTCGCGGTCGACGAACTCCGCGAGGACCTGCAGGACCTCATCGCAGCAAGACTGCGGGAATAA
- the sufB gene encoding Fe-S cluster assembly protein SufB — MSSDQDHLKETDTEARFEFKKEEKSAFETGKGLTEETIRVISEDKDEPEWMLERRLRALKQFQQMPMPDGWPGAPDLSEVDIDQIVPYIRPDIETRGGADSWEDLPEEIQDTFDKLGIPEAEKNALSGVGAQYESEIVYQNMQEQWEEKGVIFCDMDKAVQEHEEIVKEHFMTKCVPPSDNKFAALHGAVWSGGSFVYVPEDTTVEMPVQAYFRMNSEGMGQFEHTLIIAEENSEVHYIEGCSAPKYSAFNLHSGGVEVFVGEGAHVQYSTVQNWSKNTYNLNTKRAIAEADGTMEWVSGSMGSKATMLYPATILKGPGATDNHITIAFAGEGQNIDTGAKVYHNAPDTKSTIESKSISKDGGRTNYRGLVHIADGAENSSTSVECDALMFDNDSTSDTMPYMEIQEQKVDVAHEATVGKIGDEDVFYLQSRGLDDDDAKQMIVAGFIEPITEELPIEYAVELNRLIELEMEGSLG, encoded by the coding sequence ATGAGTTCAGACCAAGACCACCTCAAAGAGACCGACACCGAAGCGCGCTTCGAATTCAAGAAGGAGGAGAAGTCCGCCTTCGAGACGGGCAAGGGCCTGACGGAGGAGACCATCCGGGTCATCTCCGAGGACAAGGACGAGCCCGAATGGATGCTCGAACGCCGCCTTCGCGCACTGAAGCAGTTCCAGCAGATGCCCATGCCGGACGGCTGGCCGGGCGCACCCGACCTCTCCGAGGTCGACATCGACCAGATCGTCCCGTACATCCGCCCCGACATCGAGACCCGCGGCGGCGCTGACAGCTGGGAGGACCTCCCCGAGGAGATTCAGGACACCTTCGACAAACTGGGCATCCCGGAAGCCGAGAAGAACGCCCTCTCCGGGGTCGGCGCGCAGTACGAGTCCGAAATCGTCTACCAGAACATGCAGGAGCAGTGGGAGGAGAAGGGCGTCATCTTCTGTGACATGGACAAGGCCGTCCAGGAGCACGAGGAGATCGTCAAGGAGCACTTCATGACGAAGTGCGTCCCCCCGAGCGACAACAAGTTCGCGGCGCTCCACGGCGCGGTCTGGTCCGGCGGCTCGTTCGTCTACGTGCCCGAGGACACCACCGTCGAGATGCCCGTCCAGGCGTACTTCCGGATGAACTCCGAGGGGATGGGGCAGTTCGAGCACACGCTCATCATCGCCGAGGAGAACTCCGAAGTCCACTACATCGAGGGCTGTTCCGCGCCGAAGTACTCCGCGTTCAACCTCCACAGCGGCGGCGTCGAAGTCTTCGTCGGCGAAGGTGCTCACGTCCAGTACTCCACGGTGCAGAACTGGTCGAAGAACACCTACAACCTCAACACCAAGCGCGCCATCGCCGAGGCAGACGGGACGATGGAGTGGGTCTCCGGCAGCATGGGCTCGAAGGCCACGATGCTGTACCCCGCGACCATCCTCAAGGGCCCCGGCGCGACGGACAACCACATCACCATCGCGTTCGCGGGCGAGGGCCAGAACATCGACACCGGCGCGAAGGTCTACCACAACGCGCCCGACACGAAATCGACCATCGAGTCCAAGTCCATCAGCAAGGACGGCGGCCGCACGAACTACCGCGGCCTCGTCCACATCGCCGACGGTGCGGAGAACTCCTCCACGTCCGTCGAGTGTGACGCCCTGATGTTCGACAACGACTCCACGTCGGACACGATGCCGTACATGGAGATTCAGGAGCAGAAGGTCGACGTCGCCCACGAGGCGACCGTCGGCAAGATCGGCGACGAGGACGTCTTCTACCTCCAGAGCCGCGGCCTGGACGACGACGACGCCAAGCAGATGATCGTCGCCGGCTTCATCGAACCGATCACGGAGGAACTGCCAATCGAGTACGCGGTGGAACTGAACCGCCTCATCGAACTGGAGATGGAGGGTAGTCTCGGATAA
- a CDS encoding ABC transporter ATP-binding protein — protein MATLEIDNLHAEVAEDGGETILRGVDLEVRSDEIHALMGPNGSGKSTLAKIIAGHPAYEVTGGDVWLHLDGDEFDEEIPEDMQTWDLLDLEPNERAALGIFLGFQYPAEIEGVTMVNFLRTALNAKLEEREELFEDEDEAEAEDDEEEDAGYETSPMEGPADEGEIGVAEFQQILQEKMEQLDMDEKFANRYLNAGFSGGEKKQNEVLQAAILEPSIAVLDEIDSGLDIDRLQDVSNGINALRDEQGAGILQITHYQRILDYVEPDHVHVMLDGQIAQSGGPELAEKLEDEGYDWVREEAYEAA, from the coding sequence ATGGCTACACTCGAAATCGACAATCTGCACGCGGAAGTCGCAGAGGACGGCGGCGAAACAATCCTCCGTGGCGTCGACCTGGAGGTACGGAGCGACGAGATCCACGCGCTGATGGGACCGAACGGCAGCGGGAAGTCGACGCTCGCGAAGATAATCGCCGGCCATCCCGCCTACGAGGTGACCGGCGGCGACGTCTGGCTGCACCTCGACGGCGACGAGTTCGACGAGGAGATTCCCGAGGACATGCAGACCTGGGACCTGCTCGACCTCGAACCGAACGAGCGCGCCGCGCTCGGCATCTTCCTCGGGTTCCAGTACCCCGCGGAGATCGAGGGTGTGACGATGGTGAACTTCCTCCGGACGGCGCTCAACGCCAAGCTCGAAGAGCGCGAGGAGCTGTTCGAGGACGAGGACGAAGCCGAGGCCGAGGACGACGAAGAGGAGGACGCGGGTTACGAGACCTCCCCGATGGAGGGCCCCGCCGACGAGGGCGAAATCGGCGTCGCCGAGTTCCAGCAGATTCTCCAGGAGAAGATGGAGCAACTGGACATGGACGAGAAGTTCGCCAACCGCTATCTCAACGCCGGCTTCTCCGGCGGCGAGAAGAAACAGAACGAGGTCCTCCAGGCCGCGATTCTGGAGCCCTCGATTGCCGTGCTGGACGAAATCGACTCCGGGCTGGACATCGACCGCCTGCAGGACGTCTCGAACGGCATCAACGCGCTGCGCGACGAGCAGGGCGCTGGCATCCTCCAGATCACCCACTACCAGCGCATCCTCGACTACGTCGAGCCGGACCACGTCCACGTGATGCTGGACGGGCAGATCGCCCAGAGCGGCGGTCCGGAACTCGCCGAGAAGCTCGAGGACGAGGGCTACGACTGGGTCCGCGAGGAAGCCTACGAGGCAGCGTAA
- a CDS encoding DNA polymerase domain-containing protein — translation MGQFELGDFEDGEPERRPADEAAAVAGNGGSDAVHVDPSDQLFPETEETVEMAVTQIDYTVEGYGDDEYPIIHVFGRTADQSLVHARVHDFKPYFYAPAENVTEGRLREYDRLTGWEETGDDGEPYESIRGEQLVKIFGQTPRDVGQIRDEFDHYEADILFPNRFLIDKDITSGVRVPARHVDDDADRTTLRVHHDEVEPTPVDASPRVNTFDIEVDDRSGFPEDGEEPIICLTSHDSTREEYVVWLYEAPAGVDGPEALEGYDPIGPDFEADVRRFDTEEAMLDAFIGYVEDTDPDVLTGWNFTDFDAPYLLDRLEELDGDTDHDLDIDRLSRVNEVWRSDWQGPDIKGRVVFDLLYAYQRTQFTELDSYRLDAVGEQELGVGKERYTGDIGDLWEQDPERLLEYNLRDVELCVQLDREQDIVDFWDEVRQFVGCKLEDATTPGDAVDMYVLHKLHGNYALPSKGQQESEDYEGGAVFDPITGVRENVSVLDLKCFSRDTDVLTPDGPENITDLEVGDPVYTLNPDTFECEVKPVAQTHEYENKFGELHHLSGNTHDFKVTENHRFLVSKERGWDEQTPADFDFVEYRDLRESERYAFPQHKSVRGRTPETFELVDEVDSGHAVVYCEKDLRWFRNRMPDAVQDSLDLVHGSSAAMGIQKTVGKYLVPIELYREHRAVVREHADGVFLKYGPQHRETPLSFDMANWLEFLGWFVTEGSIDWANGRVTLHQSDEAGREAISDLLDRMGLNYNTDERGCNISNQYLVEWLEDNCGTGYAEKHLPEGVFKLDGELLTVLLNTMIRGDGSRTASGLGKFWTKSDRLKDDILNIAVRCGHKPTVSKQSDGTWYVSVGKRGSFNKSTNATVEDHDETVHCITAEDNHVVLAGRNGHYQWVGQSLYPMCMVTTNASPETKVDPESYDGETYRAPNGTHFRKKPDGVIREMVDELLTEREEKKSLRNDYDPKEPEYEQYDRQQAAVKVIMNSLYGVLGWDRFRLYDKEMGAAVTATGREVIEYTDEVVEREGYEVVYGDSVTGDRPVVVRDEDGTVRIVPIEDLFARAGPEQEAQLAVDGGTATSTSPKDRRPLSGWEALSVNEDGSPEWRPITQVIRHKTDKPVVNLQHKFGESTTTRDHSYVVDDGDGLTEKPPADVDEPLRVPELPEVETKQSIDVYEQLRGYTRSYEDGRSVGTENAETKVKRVHTDGEWVWFGHEHHDALDKTVKVKRHIDLTSDEGESFVRLLAAYVSEGSASTEETTESRYGASIAELRRRWLEQLQDDYHRLFEDTTASIVASDAGGEREIAYDTADGHSSVTYDDSTFKLQMMNELAAVFFREFAGQTSRRKRIPSFVYHLSDEQQSLFIDVLVEGDGSREFPRYSEDYAERNFDFETTSRDLAAGLSTLLTQRDEKHSLKYRDSKDSYTIRTCDFYRSGREPVLTEVDHDGYVYDLSVEENENFVDGVGGIVLHNTDSVMLEVGDIGPDDVEADVEVTDEMREKHPEMGDDELLTIAATIQKGFELEEVINASYDEFALEQLNAEFHRFEIEFEKLYRRFFQAGKKKRYAGHIVWKEGKDVDDIDITGFEYQRSDIAPITKEVQKEVIDKIVMGEDTEDVKSYLHDVIEDFRAGNVSLSEVGIPGGIGKKLDNYDTDTAQVRGAKYANLLLGTNFQRGSKPKRLYLEKVHPDFFEQVEREQGLDPSEDPLYGEFKRNPDVICFEYDDQVPDGFEIDWDKMLDKTLKGPIERIIEALGISWEEVKSGQEQTGLGQYM, via the coding sequence AGATTCGCGACGAGTTCGACCACTACGAGGCGGACATCCTCTTTCCCAACCGCTTTCTCATCGACAAGGACATCACCAGCGGCGTCCGCGTCCCGGCCCGCCACGTCGACGACGACGCCGACCGCACGACACTCCGGGTCCACCACGACGAGGTGGAGCCGACGCCCGTCGACGCCAGCCCGCGGGTCAACACCTTCGACATCGAGGTGGACGACCGCTCGGGCTTCCCCGAGGACGGCGAGGAACCCATCATCTGTCTCACCTCCCACGACTCCACCCGCGAGGAGTACGTCGTCTGGCTCTACGAGGCCCCGGCGGGCGTCGACGGCCCCGAGGCGCTGGAAGGGTACGACCCGATCGGTCCCGACTTCGAGGCGGACGTGCGCCGGTTCGACACCGAGGAGGCGATGCTCGACGCCTTCATCGGGTACGTCGAGGACACCGACCCCGACGTGCTGACGGGCTGGAACTTCACGGACTTCGACGCGCCCTACCTGCTCGACCGGCTGGAAGAACTCGACGGCGACACCGACCACGACCTCGACATCGACCGCCTCTCCCGCGTGAACGAGGTCTGGCGCAGCGACTGGCAGGGTCCCGATATCAAGGGCCGGGTCGTCTTCGACCTCCTGTACGCCTACCAGCGCACGCAGTTCACCGAACTCGACTCCTACCGGCTGGACGCCGTCGGCGAACAGGAACTCGGCGTCGGCAAGGAACGGTACACCGGCGACATCGGCGACCTCTGGGAACAGGACCCCGAGCGCCTGCTGGAGTACAACCTCCGCGACGTTGAACTGTGCGTCCAGCTCGACCGCGAGCAGGACATTGTCGACTTCTGGGACGAGGTCCGCCAGTTCGTCGGCTGCAAACTCGAAGACGCCACCACGCCCGGCGACGCCGTCGACATGTACGTCCTGCACAAGCTCCACGGCAACTACGCGCTCCCCTCGAAGGGCCAGCAGGAGAGCGAGGACTACGAGGGCGGCGCTGTCTTCGACCCCATCACGGGCGTGCGCGAGAACGTCAGCGTGCTGGACCTGAAGTGTTTCAGCAGGGACACCGACGTTCTGACACCGGATGGTCCAGAGAATATAACTGACTTGGAAGTCGGTGACCCAGTCTATACGCTAAATCCGGACACGTTCGAATGTGAAGTGAAACCGGTAGCCCAGACGCACGAGTACGAGAACAAATTCGGTGAGCTACACCACCTTAGCGGGAACACCCACGATTTCAAAGTTACCGAGAACCACCGTTTTCTCGTTTCGAAAGAGCGAGGCTGGGACGAACAGACGCCGGCTGATTTCGATTTCGTGGAGTATCGAGATTTGAGAGAGAGTGAACGCTATGCATTCCCCCAACACAAGTCGGTGCGCGGTCGAACACCGGAGACGTTCGAACTCGTCGACGAGGTGGACAGTGGACACGCAGTCGTTTACTGTGAGAAGGATCTGAGATGGTTCCGGAATCGGATGCCGGATGCGGTTCAGGACTCACTCGACCTCGTTCACGGCTCGTCTGCGGCGATGGGCATTCAGAAGACTGTTGGGAAGTATCTCGTCCCTATCGAGCTGTACCGCGAACACCGAGCGGTCGTTCGAGAGCACGCTGACGGGGTATTCCTGAAGTACGGTCCTCAGCACAGGGAAACCCCACTCTCGTTCGATATGGCAAATTGGCTCGAATTCCTCGGTTGGTTCGTCACGGAGGGAAGTATCGACTGGGCCAACGGGCGGGTCACCCTCCACCAGAGTGACGAAGCAGGTCGGGAAGCAATCTCTGACCTCCTTGACCGGATGGGGCTCAATTACAACACCGACGAGCGTGGCTGCAATATCTCCAATCAGTATCTCGTCGAATGGTTGGAGGACAACTGCGGTACTGGCTACGCAGAGAAACACCTGCCAGAGGGGGTGTTCAAACTCGACGGTGAACTACTGACCGTCCTGTTGAATACGATGATTCGGGGCGATGGGAGCCGTACTGCATCTGGTCTCGGAAAATTCTGGACGAAGAGCGACCGTCTCAAGGACGACATCCTGAACATTGCAGTCAGGTGCGGTCACAAGCCCACTGTCTCCAAGCAATCGGATGGAACGTGGTACGTCTCGGTCGGGAAGCGAGGGTCCTTCAACAAGTCGACGAACGCGACTGTCGAAGACCACGATGAGACAGTTCACTGTATCACTGCCGAAGACAACCACGTGGTGTTGGCCGGCCGCAACGGTCACTACCAGTGGGTCGGGCAGTCGCTATACCCGATGTGCATGGTCACGACCAACGCGTCGCCGGAGACGAAGGTCGACCCCGAGTCCTACGATGGCGAGACCTACCGCGCGCCCAACGGGACGCACTTCCGGAAGAAACCGGACGGCGTCATCCGGGAGATGGTTGACGAGCTTCTGACAGAAAGAGAGGAGAAGAAATCCCTACGGAACGATTACGACCCCAAAGAGCCGGAATACGAGCAGTACGACCGGCAGCAAGCAGCTGTCAAGGTGATTATGAATAGCCTTTACGGAGTGTTGGGATGGGACCGCTTCCGCCTCTACGACAAGGAGATGGGTGCGGCCGTGACTGCCACCGGACGCGAGGTCATCGAGTACACCGACGAAGTCGTCGAACGGGAGGGGTACGAAGTGGTTTACGGAGATAGTGTAACCGGTGACAGACCGGTTGTCGTCCGAGACGAAGACGGGACGGTCCGAATCGTGCCTATCGAAGACCTGTTCGCGCGAGCAGGCCCCGAACAGGAGGCCCAACTCGCTGTCGATGGTGGCACTGCGACGTCAACATCTCCCAAAGACCGTCGCCCACTTAGCGGCTGGGAAGCGCTTTCGGTGAACGAAGACGGGAGTCCGGAGTGGCGGCCGATAACGCAGGTAATCCGGCACAAAACGGACAAGCCAGTCGTCAACCTCCAGCACAAGTTCGGCGAGTCGACGACGACCAGAGACCACTCGTACGTCGTTGACGACGGGGACGGGCTGACCGAAAAGCCGCCAGCGGACGTGGACGAACCACTGCGCGTTCCAGAATTGCCGGAGGTCGAGACGAAGCAGTCGATAGACGTATACGAACAACTGCGGGGGTACACGCGTTCGTACGAGGACGGTCGTAGTGTCGGCACAGAAAACGCCGAGACCAAAGTCAAGCGCGTCCACACAGACGGTGAGTGGGTCTGGTTCGGTCACGAACACCACGACGCCCTCGACAAGACGGTCAAAGTCAAACGCCACATCGACCTCACCAGCGACGAAGGAGAGTCGTTCGTCCGACTGCTCGCGGCGTACGTGTCGGAGGGGAGCGCGTCGACGGAAGAAACGACCGAGAGCAGATATGGAGCGAGTATCGCCGAATTGCGGCGTCGCTGGCTCGAACAACTACAGGACGATTACCACCGGCTGTTCGAGGACACTACTGCCAGCATCGTCGCCAGTGACGCTGGCGGTGAACGTGAAATTGCGTATGATACTGCTGACGGACACTCGTCAGTGACGTACGACGACAGTACGTTCAAATTGCAGATGATGAACGAACTCGCGGCCGTTTTCTTCCGTGAGTTTGCAGGCCAGACCTCACGCAGAAAGCGAATCCCATCGTTCGTCTATCACCTTTCGGATGAACAGCAGTCGCTGTTTATCGATGTGCTTGTCGAGGGCGACGGTTCCAGGGAGTTCCCCCGCTACAGTGAGGACTACGCGGAGCGAAACTTCGACTTCGAAACCACGAGCCGTGACCTGGCCGCTGGGCTCTCGACACTGCTCACCCAGCGCGATGAGAAACACTCGCTGAAATACCGTGACTCGAAGGATTCCTACACTATCCGGACGTGTGATTTCTATCGGTCAGGTCGCGAACCCGTCCTGACCGAAGTCGACCACGACGGATACGTCTACGACCTGAGCGTCGAAGAGAACGAGAACTTCGTGGATGGGGTTGGCGGTATCGTTCTCCACAACACCGACTCGGTTATGTTAGAAGTCGGAGATATCGGCCCCGACGACGTCGAGGCTGACGTCGAGGTCACCGACGAGATGCGCGAGAAGCACCCGGAGATGGGCGACGACGAACTGTTGACTATCGCCGCGACGATTCAGAAGGGATTCGAACTGGAGGAGGTCATCAACGCCTCGTACGACGAATTCGCGCTCGAACAGTTGAACGCGGAGTTCCACCGCTTCGAGATCGAGTTCGAGAAACTCTACCGGCGCTTTTTCCAGGCGGGCAAGAAGAAGCGCTACGCAGGCCACATCGTCTGGAAGGAGGGCAAGGACGTCGACGACATCGACATCACGGGCTTCGAGTACCAGCGCTCGGACATCGCACCCATCACCAAGGAGGTCCAGAAGGAGGTCATCGACAAAATCGTGATGGGCGAAGACACCGAGGACGTGAAGTCGTACCTCCACGACGTCATCGAGGACTTCCGCGCGGGCAACGTCTCGCTGTCCGAGGTGGGCATCCCGGGCGGCATCGGGAAGAAACTGGACAACTACGATACCGACACCGCGCAGGTGCGCGGCGCGAAGTACGCCAACCTCCTGCTGGGGACGAACTTCCAGCGCGGGTCCAAACCCAAGCGTCTGTACCTGGAGAAGGTCCATCCGGACTTCTTCGAGCAGGTGGAGAGAGAGCAGGGGCTGGACCCCTCGGAGGACCCGCTGTACGGCGAGTTCAAGCGCAACCCGGACGTCATCTGCTTCGAGTACGACGACCAGGTTCCTGACGGGTTCGAGATAGACTGGGACAAGATGCTGGACAAGACGCTGAAGGGTCCCATCGAGCGCATCATCGAGGCGCTGGGCATCTCCTGGGAGGAGGTCAAATCCGGACAGGAGCAGACCGGCCTCGGGCAGTACATGTGA